A window of the Garra rufa chromosome 10, GarRuf1.0, whole genome shotgun sequence genome harbors these coding sequences:
- the LOC141344968 gene encoding retinol-binding protein 1-like, giving the protein MPLLNEGFFQMKSSSRGNSDIGSSLNKRRLSVEYLKMTADYNGYWKMISNENFEEYLKALDVNVAIRKIATLLKPDKDIIQDGNHFIIKTLSTFRNYNMDFVVGEEFEEDLTGVDDRKCMTTITWDGDKLVCVQKGEIEGRGWTHWIEGDELHLELRAAGIVSKQVFKKS; this is encoded by the exons ATGCCCCTATTAAATGAGggcttctttcagatgaaaagcagTTCGCGGGGGAACAGCGATATCGGATCTTCCTTGAACAAGCGTAGGCTATCAGTGGAGTATCTCAAAATGACTGCTGATTACAACGGCTACTGGAAAATGATCTCCAACGAGAACTTTGAAGAGTACCTGAAAGCCCTGG atgtaaATGTGGCTATTAGAAAGATTGCCACCCTGCTGAAGCCTGACAAAGACATCATTCAGGATGGAAATCACTTCATCATAAAGACTCTCAGCACCTTCAGGAACTACAACATGGATTTTGTGGTGGGTGAGGAGTTTGAGGAGGATCTGACTGGAGTGGATGACAGGAAATGTATG ACCACTATCACCTGGGATGGAGATAAACTGGTATGTGTGCAGAAAGGGGAGATCGAGGGGAGGGGCTGGACCCACTGGATTGAGGGAGATGAACTTCATCTG GAGCTGAGAGCCGCTGGGATTGTGAGTAAACAGGTCTTCAAAAAGTCTTAA